A genomic segment from Budorcas taxicolor isolate Tak-1 unplaced genomic scaffold, Takin1.1 scaffold967, whole genome shotgun sequence encodes:
- the LOC128071483 gene encoding diphthamide biosynthesis protein 3 → MAVFHDEVEIEDFQYDEDSETYFYPCPCGDNFCITKEDLENGEDVATCPSCSLIIKVIYDKDQFTCGETVPAPSTSKELVKC, encoded by the exons ATGGCGGTATTTCACGACGAGGTGGAGATCGAGGACTTCCAATACGACGAGGACTCGGAGACCTACTTCTACCCCTGCCCGTGTGGAGATAACTTCTGCATCACCAAG gaAGATTTGGAAAATGGGGAAGACGTGGCAACGTGCCCTAGCTGCTCTCTCATTATAAAAGTGATTTATGACAAG GATCAGTTCACGTGTGGAGAGACAGTCCCAGCCCCTTCCACCAGCAAAGAACTGGTtaaatgctga